The following proteins are encoded in a genomic region of Paenibacillus sp. FSL H3-0469:
- the folD gene encoding bifunctional methylenetetrahydrofolate dehydrogenase/methenyltetrahydrofolate cyclohydrolase FolD: MTAAIISGKQVSDDIRIGIAREVADLAERGVKPGLAVVLVGEDPASQVYVRNKEKSCIELGFHSEVHRLDAATTQQELLALVADLNGRSDIDGILVQLPLPKHIEEKAVIDAISVEKDVDGFHPVNVGNLVIGDDSLLPCTPAGVIELIKRTGTDISGKHAVVIGRSNIVGKPVSLLLQRENATVTMCHSRTANMAELSRQADILVVAIGRANFIDASFVKPGAIVIDVGMNRLDTGKLAGDVDYESAREVAGFITPVPGGVGPMTITMLMSNTLIAAKRLRGLK, from the coding sequence GATCTAGCGGAGCGCGGCGTGAAGCCGGGTCTGGCTGTCGTTCTGGTCGGCGAAGATCCGGCTTCCCAGGTCTATGTGCGCAACAAGGAGAAGTCCTGTATTGAGCTGGGCTTCCATTCCGAGGTGCACCGGCTGGATGCCGCTACCACCCAGCAGGAGCTGTTGGCACTGGTGGCAGACCTGAACGGCCGCAGCGATATTGACGGCATTCTCGTTCAGCTGCCGCTTCCGAAGCATATTGAGGAGAAGGCTGTGATTGACGCCATCTCGGTAGAGAAGGATGTGGACGGTTTCCACCCGGTCAATGTGGGGAACCTCGTCATTGGGGACGACAGTCTGCTCCCATGCACGCCTGCCGGGGTCATTGAACTGATCAAGCGGACCGGTACGGACATCTCCGGTAAGCATGCTGTTGTGATCGGCCGCAGTAATATTGTCGGCAAGCCTGTATCCCTGCTGTTACAGCGTGAGAATGCCACAGTAACCATGTGCCACTCGCGCACAGCGAATATGGCTGAGCTTAGCCGTCAGGCTGATATCCTGGTGGTAGCGATTGGCCGGGCCAACTTCATTGATGCTTCGTTCGTGAAGCCGGGGGCGATTGTGATTGATGTCGGCATGAACCGTCTGGATACCGGCAAGCTTGCCGGGGATGTGGATTATGAGAGTGCCCGGGAAGTGGCCGGGTTCATTACGCCGGTGCCGGGCGGAGTGGGACCGATGACGATCACTATGCTGATGAGCAACACGCTGATCGCGGCCAAACGCCTCCGCGGCCTGAAGTAG